From the genome of Acaryochloris sp. CCMEE 5410, one region includes:
- a CDS encoding PAS domain-containing protein produces MTFPLEAALDLQPLIAAPDTPLTEVIGLTSRSALHCHLMADEVNQPTLPQLGIEQTGCVLFEEDTQLVGILTERDIVRLIAENRSLGELTAAAVMSQPVVTLVDDGHSTVFTALERMNRQHIRHLPVLDQQGQVKGLLTPRRIRNLLQPSDLLKIRRVREVMTPDVVQALPTNSLLQITQCMNLQGVSCIVMVEPADDLTENHCPIGIITERDIVQFQRLELDFAQTQAQEVMSTPLSLVTPDDSLWTVHQKMQQQKVRRLVVADGHGTLRGIVTQRNLLPVDPAEIYEVVELLQQQITQLETQNHQLLQKRNQELEQLVQDRTSKLERRDLMRHHLAKGLATSTGEDFFQSLVTHLNQVLPADFAHIGQLVNIEGQATIRTLAVAKAGQLQSNFEYALAGTPCEEVIEQQSCMYHQGVQAVFPHDQMLRDLSIEGYLGIPLISSAKQVVGLIVVLCRQPLDDLAFIEEVLTILAQKTTAELERQTAETDRNRFLSVSLDLHCIAGFDGYFKTVNPAFISTLGYSIKELLAQPFLNFVHPEDRDATVRELEQLAMGTNTIAFENRYRCHDGSYRWFLWSATPYLQQQQIYASASDITKQKIIEQTLALRARQQTSVAQLGALALASRDIDGLMNEIVRVVSQTLEVEYCKVLQLRPDGESLLLKAGVGWQPGLVGQAIIGTEQESQAGYTLRSSRPVIVDNLETETRFSGPPLLLDHKVVSGMSVILQGQHQTYGVIGAHTGHHRLFNENDIDFLQSVANLLAQALDRHQIDQTLRQSEQEYRTLAENLPGIVYRVFPEDHNRMVFLNDQCKTLTGNDSIDLSVGEVCSIDPMIVPEDRPQVVTTVQEAVSSLMPFQVEYRIQDKQDQIRYFWEKGQPIPAQNGQPLHIDGVIFDVTEGKLAEVAHQESQQRLNNILESLQDIVWSVKADSFELLYLSPAAEEIYGRPISAFIDNSQLWLQAMHPDDRAKVSGFSERILETGSQEVEYRIVRPDGSIRWLLDRGRVIKDAEERVLRLDGVATDITERKQSQEQISELAALLNVATDAILVQGPDGRIQYWSKGASALYGWTQEEALSQEVGQLLEVTDEKAAEIEQYVRQHGKWQGEQQQVTKSGDAITVMSRWTLVKDSLGNPKAILIVNTDVTQAKKLEKQFLRAQRLESIGALASGIAHDLNNILTPIYGVAQLLPLQLPNASEQIQHQFEILQTCAQRGSKLITQVLSFSRGADGERAILYIKPLLSELRDFTLKTFPKSIEVSTHIPDDLWSIHADATQVHQVFMNLLVNARDAMPEGGSLSIHAMNFPLDEALAADFLNAQAGPYILITVTDTGIGIPPELQEQIFEPFFTTKEPAGGTGLGLSTVNKIIQSHYGYITVYSEVGQGTQFKVYLPAIESVSSVEEEQLECPNGQGEVVLVVDDEAPIREVAQSMLVKHNYQVMVADDGIDAIAQYAQHHTEIDVVLMDMQMPTLSGETTIQTLRKINPQLKVIVTSGLLVDETFALSLGQCVKAFLQKPFSSDALLRMLQNILQEKSQDTETEASANKSD; encoded by the coding sequence ATGACGTTCCCACTTGAAGCAGCCCTAGATTTGCAACCCCTCATAGCTGCGCCTGATACTCCATTAACAGAAGTCATTGGTCTTACGAGTCGGTCCGCCCTTCATTGCCATTTGATGGCAGATGAGGTTAACCAGCCCACTCTCCCCCAATTGGGAATCGAACAAACGGGTTGTGTACTGTTTGAGGAAGATACTCAACTGGTTGGTATTCTCACTGAACGCGACATTGTTCGCTTAATTGCTGAGAATCGCTCGTTGGGTGAACTCACCGCTGCAGCAGTGATGTCCCAACCCGTCGTAACGTTGGTTGATGATGGGCATTCAACTGTATTCACCGCATTAGAGCGGATGAATCGACAGCACATTCGTCATTTACCTGTGCTGGATCAACAAGGACAGGTGAAAGGACTACTGACCCCTCGCCGAATTCGGAATCTGCTGCAACCGTCTGATTTACTTAAAATTCGTCGGGTAAGGGAGGTAATGACCCCAGATGTGGTTCAAGCTTTACCTACTAACTCACTGTTGCAGATTACCCAGTGCATGAATCTGCAGGGAGTGAGCTGTATCGTTATGGTTGAACCTGCCGATGATCTCACAGAAAATCACTGCCCAATCGGGATTATTACAGAAAGAGATATTGTCCAATTTCAGCGATTGGAGCTGGATTTCGCCCAGACTCAAGCACAAGAGGTGATGAGTACCCCTCTTTCCCTCGTTACTCCAGATGATTCCCTGTGGACCGTCCATCAGAAAATGCAGCAGCAAAAAGTCCGTCGATTAGTCGTCGCTGATGGACATGGAACCTTGCGGGGCATTGTCACCCAGAGGAACTTGCTACCCGTAGACCCTGCTGAAATTTATGAGGTCGTGGAACTACTCCAGCAGCAAATCACGCAACTGGAGACCCAAAATCATCAACTACTCCAAAAACGCAACCAAGAACTGGAGCAGCTGGTGCAAGATCGAACATCGAAATTAGAGCGCCGAGATCTTATGCGACACCATCTGGCTAAAGGTCTGGCAACATCTACTGGTGAGGATTTCTTCCAATCCCTTGTGACACATCTGAATCAAGTACTCCCTGCAGATTTCGCTCATATTGGTCAGCTTGTCAATATAGAGGGCCAAGCAACGATTCGCACCCTTGCGGTGGCAAAGGCAGGACAGCTCCAATCCAACTTTGAATATGCTCTAGCTGGGACTCCCTGTGAGGAAGTCATTGAACAACAATCCTGTATGTATCATCAGGGCGTCCAAGCGGTTTTTCCTCATGATCAGATGCTCAGGGACTTAAGCATAGAAGGGTATTTGGGGATTCCCCTCATCTCTAGTGCTAAGCAAGTAGTGGGATTAATTGTTGTTTTATGCCGACAGCCCCTTGACGATCTGGCGTTTATAGAAGAGGTGCTGACGATTCTGGCCCAGAAAACCACAGCAGAGCTTGAGCGCCAAACCGCAGAAACTGACCGTAATCGGTTCCTTTCAGTTTCTTTGGACCTGCACTGTATTGCGGGCTTTGACGGTTACTTTAAAACCGTCAATCCTGCTTTTATTAGCACTTTAGGCTATTCAATCAAAGAACTCTTGGCTCAGCCTTTCCTTAACTTTGTTCACCCCGAGGATCGGGATGCCACTGTCAGAGAATTAGAGCAGTTGGCAATGGGCACTAATACTATTGCCTTTGAGAATCGATATCGCTGCCATGATGGCTCCTACCGCTGGTTTCTCTGGTCCGCCACACCATACCTTCAGCAGCAACAGATTTATGCAAGCGCCAGTGATATCACTAAGCAAAAAATAATCGAGCAGACCTTAGCCTTGAGAGCCAGACAACAGACTTCAGTGGCTCAATTAGGGGCATTAGCCTTAGCAAGTCGAGATATCGATGGTTTGATGAATGAAATTGTCAGAGTCGTCTCTCAGACTTTGGAGGTGGAATATTGCAAAGTACTTCAGTTACGTCCCGATGGTGAATCGTTATTGCTGAAGGCCGGGGTGGGTTGGCAACCTGGACTGGTGGGTCAGGCCATCATTGGGACTGAGCAAGAGTCCCAAGCTGGTTATACATTGCGGAGTTCTAGGCCAGTCATTGTTGACAACTTGGAGACAGAAACTCGATTTAGCGGTCCGCCATTGTTACTGGATCATAAGGTCGTTAGTGGGATGAGTGTCATTCTTCAAGGGCAACATCAAACGTACGGGGTAATCGGTGCTCATACCGGCCACCATCGTCTATTTAATGAGAATGATATTGACTTTCTCCAGTCAGTGGCCAATTTGTTAGCGCAAGCCTTAGATCGGCACCAAATCGATCAAACTTTGAGACAAAGCGAACAAGAATATCGAACATTGGCAGAAAATCTACCAGGGATCGTTTATCGGGTCTTTCCTGAAGATCACAATAGAATGGTGTTTCTGAATGATCAGTGCAAAACATTAACAGGTAATGATTCCATCGACCTTTCAGTCGGAGAAGTTTGCTCCATTGATCCGATGATTGTGCCAGAAGATCGGCCCCAAGTGGTTACAACCGTACAGGAGGCTGTCTCTTCTCTGATGCCATTTCAAGTGGAGTATCGAATACAGGATAAACAGGATCAAATTCGGTACTTTTGGGAAAAAGGACAACCTATTCCGGCTCAAAATGGTCAACCTCTCCATATAGATGGCGTAATTTTTGATGTCACTGAAGGTAAGCTGGCCGAAGTTGCACACCAAGAAAGTCAACAGCGTCTCAACAATATTCTAGAATCCCTGCAAGATATCGTTTGGTCCGTAAAGGCAGATTCATTTGAGTTGTTGTACCTTAGTCCAGCCGCTGAAGAGATATATGGACGCCCTATTTCAGCATTTATAGATAATTCACAACTCTGGTTACAAGCTATGCATCCCGATGATCGGGCAAAAGTTAGCGGTTTTTCTGAACGTATCCTGGAGACGGGTAGCCAAGAAGTAGAATATCGCATTGTCCGGCCGGATGGGTCGATTCGGTGGCTATTAGATCGGGGCAGGGTGATCAAAGATGCCGAAGAGAGAGTCCTGCGATTGGATGGCGTGGCGACAGATATTACAGAACGCAAGCAATCACAAGAACAAATTTCAGAACTAGCAGCGCTATTGAATGTCGCCACCGATGCCATTCTGGTCCAGGGACCTGATGGTCGGATTCAATACTGGAGCAAAGGTGCATCTGCTCTTTATGGCTGGACTCAGGAGGAAGCGCTTAGTCAAGAAGTTGGCCAGTTACTAGAAGTAACCGACGAGAAAGCAGCAGAAATTGAACAATATGTGAGGCAACATGGAAAGTGGCAAGGCGAACAGCAACAGGTGACTAAATCAGGGGATGCGATCACGGTGATGAGCCGATGGACGTTGGTCAAAGATAGTTTAGGGAATCCCAAAGCCATACTCATTGTCAATACCGATGTCACTCAAGCTAAAAAACTCGAAAAACAATTTTTACGGGCTCAACGATTGGAGAGTATTGGGGCACTTGCTAGCGGAATTGCTCATGACCTTAATAACATTCTGACGCCTATCTATGGAGTAGCCCAGCTTTTACCTTTGCAACTTCCCAATGCCAGTGAACAAATTCAGCACCAGTTTGAGATTTTACAAACCTGTGCACAACGGGGGTCAAAACTGATTACCCAGGTGCTCTCATTTTCTAGGGGCGCAGATGGTGAACGCGCAATTCTTTACATCAAACCCTTACTGAGTGAGCTGAGAGACTTTACCCTAAAAACATTTCCTAAATCGATTGAAGTATCTACGCATATCCCTGACGATCTTTGGTCGATTCATGCCGATGCGACCCAGGTACATCAAGTCTTTATGAATCTACTCGTCAATGCTCGTGATGCTATGCCAGAGGGCGGTTCTTTGTCCATCCATGCAATGAACTTTCCCCTAGATGAAGCCCTTGCAGCAGATTTTCTCAACGCCCAAGCTGGACCGTACATTTTGATCACCGTTACAGATACTGGAATTGGAATTCCTCCTGAACTACAGGAACAGATTTTCGAGCCCTTCTTTACTACCAAGGAGCCTGCGGGAGGAACCGGATTGGGGCTCTCGACGGTCAACAAGATTATTCAAAGCCATTATGGATATATCACCGTCTACAGTGAAGTTGGTCAAGGGACTCAATTCAAAGTCTACCTCCCTGCTATTGAATCAGTCAGCAGTGTAGAGGAAGAACAATTAGAGTGTCCTAACGGTCAGGGCGAGGTTGTTTTAGTCGTTGATGATGAAGCTCCGATTCGAGAAGTGGCCCAGAGTATGTTGGTAAAGCACAACTATCAGGTCATGGTCGCAGATGATGGTATTGATGCCATTGCTCAGTATGCTCAACATCATACAGAGATTGATGTTGTATTGATGGATATGCAGATGCCAACACTCAGTGGAGAAACGACCATTCAAACACTGCGAAAAATCAATCCTCAGCTTAAAGTCATCGTGACCAGTGGCCTCTTAGTTGATGAGACATTTGCTTTATCCCTTGGACAGTGTGTTAAAGCCTTTCTTCAGAAACCTTTTTCTTCGGATGCCTTGCTCAGAATGTTACAGAATATCCTGCAAGAAAAATCACAGGATACAGAGACCGAAGCTTCTGCTAATAAAAGTGACTAG
- a CDS encoding sigma-70 family RNA polymerase sigma factor has translation MFTTMRSNKDALGAYLTRMGGYSLLTHAEEVSLGQQIQSALNPPKGISQAELDQIQKRGQRAKHRMICGNLRLVVTIAKKYQKRGMDLIDLIQEGSLGLERAVEKFDPAKGYRFSTYAYWWIRQSITRAIAMQSHTIRIPVHMTEKLNRIKRVRRELSQTLGRTPTHQEMVAELGITLEQLQKTLQAARISNPESLNIRVGKDQEMELGDLLEDLQMPSPNEVVEQDFLRNALWSALAQLNDNERTVLILRYGLEDGRERSLYRVSQQMGISREWVRKLEQTAKSKLLQSGNLQDFMAA, from the coding sequence ATGTTTACAACCATGAGATCGAATAAAGACGCTCTTGGGGCTTATTTGACCCGTATGGGTGGATACTCGCTGTTGACCCATGCAGAAGAAGTGTCATTAGGGCAACAAATCCAATCAGCTCTAAACCCACCGAAAGGGATTTCCCAAGCTGAATTAGACCAGATACAGAAACGGGGGCAGCGGGCAAAACACAGGATGATTTGCGGCAATCTGCGATTAGTGGTCACGATCGCGAAGAAATATCAAAAACGGGGAATGGATTTAATTGATCTCATCCAAGAAGGGAGTTTGGGGCTAGAGCGAGCGGTAGAGAAGTTTGATCCTGCTAAGGGATATCGATTTAGCACCTATGCATACTGGTGGATTCGCCAATCTATCACTCGTGCGATCGCAATGCAGTCCCATACCATTCGCATCCCTGTGCATATGACGGAAAAGCTCAACCGCATCAAACGAGTGCGTCGAGAGCTATCCCAAACCCTTGGACGCACCCCCACTCACCAGGAAATGGTTGCCGAATTAGGCATCACATTGGAACAGCTGCAGAAGACCTTACAAGCCGCCCGGATATCCAATCCTGAATCCCTGAATATCCGAGTAGGGAAGGATCAAGAGATGGAGTTAGGTGATTTGTTAGAAGATTTGCAAATGCCCAGTCCTAATGAAGTGGTGGAACAAGATTTCTTGCGAAATGCTTTATGGTCGGCTCTAGCTCAGCTCAATGACAATGAGCGCACTGTTCTTATCCTCCGCTATGGTCTGGAAGATGGGCGAGAACGCTCTCTCTACCGAGTCAGTCAACAAATGGGCATCAGTCGGGAATGGGTGAGAAAACTCGAACAGACTGCAAAATCGAAGTTACTCCAATCGGGTAATCTACAGGACTTTATGGCGGCATAG
- a CDS encoding AIR synthase family protein, translated as MTQDPLPVGKLPSHLLAHLLSQTPIHDPQVLLGPGIGHDCAVVDGGAKLWVIKSDPITFVTDDIGWYVVQINANDIATTGATPRWLMATILLPEQRTTATLAERIHQQIYTACQEINVSLIGGHTEITYGLDRPIVVGTLIGEVARDCLITPRGAKPGDRILLTKSVPIEATAILAREYSEQISQALTSDELTQARGYLYKPGISVLRDAQLANQAGLVSAMHDPTEGGLLAALWELAQASNCQLVIDLEKVPISDLSAHICRVFKIDPLAAIASGALLLTAPQRDAPSICRTLNTSGIPCCEIGDVQSGNATVWSRTALEKEPLPCPSRDAIATVISP; from the coding sequence GTGACACAGGATCCTCTGCCGGTTGGTAAATTACCCTCACATCTATTGGCCCACCTTCTCTCTCAAACTCCCATTCATGATCCTCAAGTCTTATTGGGGCCAGGCATTGGGCATGATTGTGCTGTCGTCGATGGAGGAGCAAAGTTATGGGTCATTAAATCTGATCCCATTACCTTTGTTACAGATGACATTGGCTGGTATGTCGTCCAGATTAATGCTAATGATATTGCCACAACAGGAGCTACTCCCCGCTGGTTGATGGCCACTATTCTTCTCCCCGAGCAGAGGACCACTGCAACTTTGGCTGAACGCATTCATCAGCAAATTTACACGGCTTGTCAGGAGATCAATGTCTCTTTAATTGGGGGGCATACTGAAATCACCTATGGCCTAGACCGACCCATCGTTGTCGGAACACTGATTGGTGAAGTGGCGCGAGATTGCCTTATTACTCCTCGCGGTGCTAAGCCTGGTGATCGCATTTTGTTGACTAAAAGTGTACCCATTGAAGCTACGGCAATCTTAGCTCGCGAATATTCTGAACAAATCAGTCAGGCGTTAACTTCCGATGAGCTGACTCAGGCGAGGGGTTATCTCTATAAGCCTGGTATTAGTGTGCTCCGTGATGCCCAACTTGCAAACCAAGCTGGACTAGTCTCGGCGATGCATGACCCGACTGAAGGGGGGTTGCTAGCAGCTCTTTGGGAGCTAGCCCAGGCCAGTAACTGTCAATTGGTAATCGACCTTGAGAAAGTGCCAATATCAGACCTCTCGGCCCATATTTGCCGTGTTTTCAAGATTGATCCATTGGCTGCGATTGCTTCTGGAGCGCTTTTACTCACAGCTCCCCAACGGGATGCACCATCAATTTGCCGGACCTTAAACACATCTGGTATTCCCTGTTGCGAGATTGGTGATGTTCAATCCGGCAATGCCACCGTATGGTCTAGAACAGCCTTGGAGAAGGAACCGCTACCTTGTCCTAGTCGAGATGCGATCGCAACAGTGATCAGTCCTTAA
- a CDS encoding DUF6544 family protein has translation MPLRLAILLALALLFILHFGSTWQFHRSIEQQVQALRMLTNDEQVLQPPRLICALAMRSHRSDSDQGPSQDSPTTIQIHQTGEMRLSEQGRWLPFTATQDFAIRQPGFVWRAIFRLAPFIHIEVVDSYVQGKGRLEGRLLGSIPFLRVAGPSTDKGELMRYLAELIFFPAAFLNNSALHWHKLNEFTVKVTSEPDVGVHYNFDPNGDLVSITAPNRPRMVAGQAVETPWSCVVSEYRTLGGYDMPTFGQVSWQLEDGPFTYWRGRITHLETDPGN, from the coding sequence GTGCCCCTTAGGCTCGCAATTTTATTGGCTCTAGCCCTCTTGTTCATTCTGCATTTTGGATCCACTTGGCAGTTTCATCGCTCAATTGAGCAACAAGTCCAGGCTCTGAGAATGCTGACCAATGATGAACAGGTCCTTCAACCCCCCAGGTTGATTTGTGCATTGGCAATGAGATCGCATCGTTCAGACTCAGACCAAGGGCCATCTCAGGATAGTCCCACCACTATTCAGATTCACCAAACGGGTGAAATGCGTTTATCCGAGCAGGGAAGGTGGCTACCGTTTACGGCCACCCAAGACTTTGCGATTCGACAACCGGGGTTTGTGTGGCGAGCCATTTTTCGACTTGCCCCCTTTATTCATATCGAAGTAGTGGACAGCTATGTCCAAGGTAAAGGGAGGCTGGAAGGAAGGCTGTTGGGTTCGATTCCCTTTTTAAGGGTGGCAGGACCGAGTACAGATAAAGGGGAGCTAATGCGGTACCTGGCAGAATTGATCTTTTTCCCAGCTGCGTTTCTGAATAATTCAGCGTTACATTGGCACAAACTGAATGAGTTCACCGTAAAGGTTACAAGTGAACCAGACGTAGGAGTCCATTACAATTTTGATCCTAATGGTGACCTCGTTAGTATCACTGCACCGAATCGACCCAGAATGGTTGCAGGACAAGCCGTTGAAACCCCCTGGAGTTGTGTGGTGTCCGAGTATAGGACATTGGGTGGGTACGATATGCCGACCTTTGGTCAGGTGAGCTGGCAATTGGAAGATGGACCCTTTACCTATTGGCGGGGACGCATTACCCATCTTGAGACGGATCCAGGCAATTAA
- a CDS encoding geranylgeranylglycerol-phosphate geranylgeranyltransferase, producing the protein MMVTLPSSPKQFNFPNLVQGVAQLCRPTLSVLAAMASCLSVFVLQPQTSVWVYLQTATVLICMTAGAFAINDFDDIEKDRINHPERPLPSGTLLPHHAWWIAVMLFCIALGAAIPLGLSCWIVVAISALLLWNYAPILNISGILGNGVVSMIVAALIFFASLVAERPWAMLYPSIFLFFYILAKEIVWDIHDAEGDQQRGVNTIANLWGLTPAFSIAWGLIGLLLISIPLAIARLTMAHPALFGCCAILMLLSYALALWRYQIIQTSQTYTNLIVLGRIGMILGLFGLFGTAPSL; encoded by the coding sequence ATGATGGTTACCCTTCCCTCCTCTCCCAAACAATTTAATTTTCCTAACCTGGTTCAGGGGGTCGCTCAACTCTGCCGTCCCACACTCAGTGTTCTAGCGGCTATGGCGAGCTGTCTCTCAGTATTTGTGCTACAACCTCAGACATCAGTTTGGGTCTATCTACAGACAGCCACAGTATTGATATGTATGACGGCTGGAGCCTTTGCCATCAATGATTTCGATGATATTGAAAAAGATCGTATCAACCATCCTGAACGCCCCCTTCCCTCTGGCACTCTGCTACCTCATCATGCGTGGTGGATTGCAGTGATGCTATTCTGTATTGCTTTAGGCGCAGCAATCCCTCTTGGTCTATCGTGCTGGATTGTAGTGGCTATCAGTGCTCTGCTGCTTTGGAATTATGCCCCTATATTGAATATCAGCGGAATTCTAGGCAACGGTGTTGTATCAATGATTGTTGCGGCTTTAATCTTCTTCGCTAGCCTAGTTGCGGAACGCCCTTGGGCAATGCTCTATCCGAGTATCTTTTTGTTTTTCTATATTTTGGCTAAAGAAATTGTTTGGGATATTCACGATGCAGAGGGAGATCAACAACGGGGGGTAAATACCATTGCAAATCTATGGGGACTAACACCGGCATTTTCAATCGCTTGGGGATTAATAGGGCTACTGCTCATTTCGATTCCCCTAGCCATCGCACGACTCACCATGGCCCATCCGGCCTTGTTTGGATGTTGTGCCATTTTGATGTTGTTAAGCTATGCCCTCGCGCTCTGGCGGTATCAGATCATTCAGACTTCCCAGACCTATACAAACCTAATTGTGCTGGGACGCATAGGAATGATTCTTGGCTTATTCGGGCTATTTGGAACGGCCCCCTCTCTCTAG
- a CDS encoding glycogen/starch/alpha-glucan phosphorylase gives MNKPSEQRSLNRAQNSFRLSELSPEHITEIYDSFHIEDDRTGLSSETLQRAIADNLYYIQGKFPEIATLYDYYMAVAYTVRDRLLHRWINTVKTYREQDVKVVCYLSAEYLPGPHLENNLVNLGIYDQVQQAVESSGLDLRSILAQEEEPGLGNGGLGRLAACYMDSLASLEIPAIGYGIRYEYGIFDQEIREGWQVEITDKWLRLGNPWEIPRPENAVEVKCGGYTEPYTDDQGDYRVRWIPHQVVNGIPYDTPISGYRVNTTSTMRLWKAEAPESFDFQAFNVGDYYGAVDAKIISENLTKVLYPNDEPIQGKQLRLEQQYFFVSCSLQNLLKIHLLRGDPIETFHEKFVIQLNDTHPAIGVAELMRLLVDEYLLHWQKAWDITQQAFAYTNHTLLPEALETWPLNLFGSLLPRHLEIIYEINQRFLDQVRLKYLGNPDKLARLSLIEEGGSKRIRMAHLACVGSHAINGVAALHTELLKKGVLKDFYDLWPHKFTNITNGVTPRRWMVLINQRLTQLITREIGETWITQLEDLKRLESLAEDPAFRQEWRRVKRAVKQDLADYIQAHQGLTLNPDSIFDIQAKRIHEYKRQHLNVLHIITLYNRIKHNPRLAVPPRTFIFGGKAAPGYQMAKLIIKLITSVGEVVNHDPDICDLIKVVFLPDFNVTNSQRIYPAADLSEQISTAGKEASGTGNMKFSMNGALTIGTLDGANIEIREAVEADNFFLFGHTSEDIVDLKAQGYVPKTFYNTNPALKEAIDLIASGYFSHGNRALFQPLVDQLLQADPYCLLADYQSYIDCQDQVGQAFQDQDTWTKTAILNVARIGRFSSDRAIREYCREIWRVIPVSIHLEEYQQAEASLAGEHCLDADACPF, from the coding sequence ATGAATAAACCATCTGAGCAACGCTCGCTTAATAGAGCGCAGAACTCCTTTCGTCTTTCGGAACTCTCTCCAGAGCATATTACTGAAATTTATGATTCATTTCATATTGAGGACGACCGAACGGGATTGAGTTCTGAAACGCTACAGCGTGCGATCGCAGATAATCTCTATTACATCCAGGGTAAATTCCCAGAAATTGCCACCCTATATGACTACTACATGGCTGTCGCCTATACGGTGCGAGATCGATTACTGCATCGCTGGATCAACACCGTCAAAACCTACCGTGAACAGGATGTCAAGGTGGTTTGTTATCTCTCTGCTGAATATTTACCAGGCCCTCACTTAGAAAATAACCTGGTTAATCTCGGTATCTATGATCAAGTCCAACAAGCGGTGGAATCCTCGGGATTAGATCTGAGATCCATTTTGGCGCAAGAAGAAGAACCGGGATTGGGGAATGGGGGACTCGGTCGTTTAGCCGCCTGCTATATGGACTCCCTAGCTTCCCTGGAAATTCCAGCGATTGGCTATGGCATTCGGTATGAGTACGGAATCTTTGACCAGGAAATCCGAGAGGGTTGGCAGGTTGAAATTACGGATAAATGGTTACGTCTGGGGAACCCCTGGGAAATACCTCGTCCAGAGAACGCTGTAGAGGTCAAGTGTGGGGGCTATACAGAACCCTATACCGATGATCAAGGCGACTACCGAGTACGCTGGATACCTCACCAAGTGGTGAATGGAATACCCTATGACACCCCTATTTCCGGTTATCGCGTAAACACCACGAGCACGATGCGGCTTTGGAAGGCAGAAGCTCCAGAGTCTTTCGATTTTCAAGCCTTTAACGTCGGGGACTATTACGGAGCCGTCGATGCCAAAATTATTTCCGAAAATCTGACCAAAGTTCTCTATCCCAATGATGAACCCATCCAAGGGAAGCAACTGCGTCTTGAACAACAATACTTCTTCGTTTCTTGTTCCCTCCAAAATCTACTAAAAATTCATCTGTTGCGGGGTGACCCGATCGAGACCTTTCATGAGAAATTTGTGATTCAACTCAACGATACACACCCCGCGATCGGGGTTGCGGAACTCATGCGGTTGTTGGTAGATGAGTATCTGCTTCATTGGCAGAAGGCTTGGGACATAACCCAACAAGCCTTCGCTTACACCAATCACACCCTCCTGCCTGAAGCGTTGGAGACCTGGCCTTTGAATCTGTTTGGCAGTCTCTTACCTCGACATTTAGAAATTATTTATGAAATTAATCAGCGTTTTCTCGATCAGGTGCGGCTGAAATACCTAGGTAACCCAGATAAACTCGCCCGCTTATCCCTTATTGAAGAAGGCGGGAGCAAACGAATTCGCATGGCTCATCTGGCCTGTGTGGGGAGTCACGCCATTAATGGGGTGGCCGCTTTGCATACAGAACTCTTAAAAAAAGGGGTCCTGAAAGACTTCTATGACTTGTGGCCCCATAAGTTCACCAATATAACCAACGGGGTAACTCCGCGACGGTGGATGGTCTTAATTAATCAGAGGCTAACCCAATTGATTACCCGCGAGATTGGTGAAACTTGGATCACACAACTTGAGGATCTCAAACGGTTAGAATCTTTAGCCGAGGATCCAGCGTTCCGCCAAGAATGGCGACGGGTCAAACGAGCCGTGAAACAGGATCTAGCAGACTATATTCAAGCTCACCAAGGACTGACTCTTAATCCCGATTCGATTTTTGATATCCAGGCCAAGCGCATTCATGAATATAAGCGCCAACATCTCAATGTGCTTCATATCATTACGCTCTATAACCGTATCAAACACAATCCCCGACTCGCGGTTCCACCTCGCACTTTTATCTTTGGAGGCAAAGCTGCCCCTGGCTATCAGATGGCCAAGCTGATCATTAAGCTGATCACGTCGGTGGGAGAAGTCGTAAATCATGATCCTGACATCTGCGATCTCATCAAAGTAGTCTTCCTACCTGACTTCAATGTCACCAACAGTCAGCGAATTTATCCCGCCGCTGATTTATCGGAGCAGATTTCCACGGCAGGGAAGGAAGCCTCCGGCACGGGCAATATGAAGTTCTCAATGAATGGCGCTTTAACCATTGGCACCCTCGACGGTGCCAATATTGAAATTCGTGAGGCAGTGGAGGCTGACAACTTTTTCCTATTTGGGCATACCAGTGAAGATATTGTTGACCTTAAGGCACAAGGGTACGTCCCAAAGACCTTCTATAATACCAATCCAGCCCTGAAAGAAGCGATCGACCTCATTGCCTCAGGATATTTTTCCCATGGGAATCGGGCGCTATTTCAACCCCTAGTGGATCAACTTCTGCAAGCAGATCCCTATTGCTTACTGGCAGACTATCAGTCATATATTGACTGCCAAGATCAGGTGGGACAGGCATTTCAAGATCAAGACACCTGGACCAAAACGGCCATTCTCAATGTTGCTCGGATTGGGCGGTTCTCTTCAGATCGAGCCATTCGGGAATATTGCCGAGAGATTTGGCGGGTTATTCCGGTCTCCATTCATTTGGAGGAATATCAGCAGGCCGAAGCCAGTTTGGCAGGAGAACACTGTCTGGATGCAGATGCATGTCCCTTTTAA